Proteins encoded by one window of Flavobacteriales bacterium TMED191:
- a CDS encoding sodium-translocating pyrophosphatase, with translation MNFLLDNLIFVAPVLGVVGLLFMFLKSNWVSKQDPGDEKMKELSGHIAKGAMAFLVAEWKVLSVFSIIAAALLAWSGVMLHGPSGGAIAISFVIGAVFSALAGYFGMNIATKANVRTTQAARTSLAKALQVSFTGGTVMGLGVAGLAVFGLGSLFIIFINIHGAIFGGGYIDPLKMELALEVLAGFSLGAESIALFARVGGGIYTKAADVGADLVGKVEAGIPEDDPRNPATIADNVGDNVGDVAGMGADLFGSYVATILATMVLGREIVVVGAGKVISGVSDLAGVMGGEVFPSTNFILLPMVIAGLGLLFSIVGAGFVKIKNDSGSVQGALNMGNWLSIVFTLIASYFVIMAILPDGSFTIRGGEVFSKMGVFWAVFTGLVVGGLMSIITEYYTSMGRRPVNSIVKQSETGHATNIIGGLAVGMESTVLPILVLAGGIVVSFMFAGLYGVSIAAAGMMATTAMQLAIDAFGPIADNAGGIAEMSGLPKEVRERTDNLDAVGNTTAAAGKGFAIASAALTALALFAAFVGLAGIDSIDIYKAEVLAFLFIGAMIPFIFSSLAIAAVGRAAMDMVMEVRRQFKEIPGIMEGKTTPEYEKCVEISTNASIREMILPGAIPLVVPVVVGFGFGPEVLGGLLAGVTVSGVLMGIFQNNAGGAWDNAKKSIEADGEKGSEEHKASVTGDTVGDPFKDTSGPSMNILIKLMSIVALVIAPHISVKNADYDHSSDSVDEVDKTQFVKKSVSLEEDNTIGYLD, from the coding sequence ATGAACTTTTTATTAGATAATTTAATTTTTGTAGCACCTGTTTTGGGTGTTGTTGGTTTATTGTTTATGTTTTTAAAATCGAACTGGGTGTCAAAACAAGACCCTGGTGATGAAAAAATGAAAGAACTTTCAGGGCACATAGCAAAAGGTGCTATGGCGTTTCTTGTTGCTGAGTGGAAAGTCTTAAGTGTTTTTTCTATAATTGCTGCTGCACTATTAGCTTGGTCTGGTGTAATGTTGCATGGTCCAAGTGGTGGTGCAATTGCAATTTCTTTTGTTATTGGCGCTGTGTTTTCTGCACTTGCGGGATATTTTGGTATGAATATAGCCACAAAAGCTAATGTTAGAACAACTCAAGCGGCTAGAACCAGTTTAGCGAAAGCTCTTCAAGTATCTTTTACTGGGGGAACTGTTATGGGGCTTGGTGTTGCAGGGTTGGCTGTTTTTGGACTAGGCTCTTTGTTTATTATTTTTATAAATATTCATGGTGCTATTTTTGGTGGGGGGTATATTGATCCATTAAAAATGGAGCTTGCTCTAGAGGTTTTAGCTGGTTTTTCTTTGGGTGCGGAATCGATTGCGCTGTTTGCTAGAGTTGGTGGTGGTATTTACACAAAAGCTGCTGATGTTGGGGCGGATTTAGTTGGAAAGGTTGAGGCTGGTATTCCCGAAGACGACCCAAGAAACCCAGCAACAATTGCTGATAATGTGGGAGATAATGTGGGAGATGTTGCTGGAATGGGAGCTGATTTATTTGGTTCTTACGTGGCAACCATTTTAGCCACAATGGTGCTCGGTAGAGAGATTGTTGTTGTTGGCGCAGGAAAGGTTATTAGTGGTGTTTCTGATTTAGCTGGTGTTATGGGTGGAGAAGTTTTTCCATCCACTAATTTTATTTTATTGCCAATGGTTATTGCAGGATTAGGGTTGCTTTTTTCTATTGTAGGTGCAGGTTTTGTTAAAATAAAAAATGATAGTGGCTCTGTTCAGGGCGCTCTAAATATGGGAAATTGGCTTTCTATTGTTTTCACTTTAATTGCATCATATTTTGTTATTATGGCCATTCTTCCTGATGGTTCTTTTACAATTCGTGGGGGTGAGGTTTTTTCAAAAATGGGTGTGTTTTGGGCTGTTTTTACAGGTTTAGTTGTTGGTGGGCTTATGTCAATTATTACTGAGTATTATACATCTATGGGAAGACGACCTGTGAATTCAATTGTAAAACAATCTGAAACCGGCCACGCAACAAATATAATTGGCGGGCTAGCGGTTGGTATGGAATCAACAGTACTTCCAATTTTAGTATTAGCGGGGGGAATTGTTGTTTCTTTTATGTTTGCTGGTCTATATGGTGTGTCTATTGCTGCCGCGGGGATGATGGCAACTACGGCCATGCAGTTAGCAATTGATGCTTTCGGTCCTATTGCAGATAATGCAGGAGGAATTGCCGAAATGAGCGGTCTCCCAAAAGAGGTTCGTGAAAGAACTGATAATCTTGATGCGGTTGGAAACACAACTGCCGCAGCTGGAAAGGGTTTTGCTATTGCGTCTGCTGCACTAACTGCGCTTGCTTTATTTGCTGCTTTTGTTGGTTTAGCGGGAATTGACTCTATTGATATTTATAAAGCGGAAGTATTAGCCTTTCTCTTTATTGGCGCCATGATTCCTTTTATTTTTTCATCCTTAGCTATTGCTGCTGTTGGTCGTGCCGCAATGGATATGGTTATGGAGGTTCGCAGACAGTTTAAAGAGATTCCTGGCATAATGGAGGGCAAAACTACTCCTGAATACGAAAAGTGTGTTGAAATCTCAACAAACGCATCAATTCGTGAAATGATTTTACCTGGAGCGATACCATTAGTTGTCCCTGTTGTTGTTGGTTTTGGTTTTGGTCCTGAAGTGCTTGGTGGATTGTTGGCTGGAGTAACTGTCTCGGGAGTTTTGATGGGTATTTTTCAAAATAACGCGGGAGGTGCTTGGGACAATGCTAAAAAGTCTATCGAAGCGGATGGTGAAAAGGGTTCCGAAGAGCACAAGGCGTCTGTAACTGGAGACACGGTGGGTGACCCCTTTAAAGACACCTCTGGTCCTTCTATGAATATTTTAATAAAACTAATGAGTATAGTGGCTTTGGTTATTGCCCCACACATTAGTGTTAAGAATGCTGATTATGACCACTCTAGTGATAGTGTAGACGAAGTTGATAAAACACAGTTTGTTAAAAAAAGTGTTTCCTTGGAAGAGGACAATACTATTGGTTATTTAGACTAA
- a CDS encoding lipoprotein signal peptidase: MFFLRGYRGLLIPIIIIVLLDQLLKIYIKTSFEIGESFVVLPWFVLYFVENNGFAFGLEFFGKHGKAVLTLTRILFVCFICFWLNRLIKNKEGSTVLIFAFILIISGAIGNIIDSVFYGVLFDYAPLFHGKVVDMFYLPIFSGTYPEWLPFLGGKEFVFFRYIFNIADSSITIGAFLLLLLHKQIPTK, from the coding sequence GTGTTTTTTTTACGGGGCTACCGCGGTCTCTTAATACCAATTATAATAATTGTTTTATTAGACCAGTTGTTAAAGATTTATATTAAAACATCTTTTGAAATTGGTGAAAGTTTTGTTGTGTTGCCATGGTTTGTTTTATATTTTGTTGAAAACAATGGTTTTGCTTTTGGCTTAGAGTTTTTTGGTAAACATGGTAAAGCAGTTCTTACACTAACTCGAATTCTTTTTGTTTGTTTTATTTGTTTCTGGCTTAACCGCTTAATAAAAAATAAAGAAGGTTCTACTGTTTTAATTTTTGCTTTTATTTTAATTATTTCCGGAGCTATTGGAAATATTATAGATAGTGTTTTTTATGGTGTGTTGTTTGATTATGCGCCTCTTTTTCATGGAAAAGTTGTTGACATGTTTTATTTACCTATTTTTAGTGGAACCTACCCCGAATGGCTTCCTTTTTTGGGTGGAAAAGAGTTTGTTTTTTTTAGATATATTTTTAACATTGCTGACAGTTCTATAACAATTGGGGCTTTTTTACTATTGTTATTACATAAACAAATTCCAACAAAATAA
- a CDS encoding TraR/DksA family transcriptional regulator, whose translation MSKGVSKRYSDVELNKFREIIVKKIEIAQKDLKLLKDSYSNASSNGTDDTYSSFKSFEEGSETLSKESNTLLASRQEKFIRDLKNALIRIENKTYGICRETGKLISKKRLVLVPHATLSIEAKNKSK comes from the coding sequence ATGAGTAAAGGTGTTTCAAAAAGATACTCTGATGTAGAGTTGAATAAGTTTAGAGAAATTATTGTTAAAAAGATTGAAATTGCTCAAAAAGACCTAAAACTATTAAAAGACTCTTATAGTAACGCTTCTTCTAATGGGACTGATGACACCTATTCCTCCTTTAAGTCTTTTGAAGAGGGGTCTGAAACACTTTCAAAAGAATCCAACACTCTTCTTGCTTCAAGACAAGAAAAGTTTATTCGTGATCTAAAAAACGCTTTAATAAGGATTGAAAACAAAACTTATGGCATTTGTAGAGAAACTGGAAAGTTAATTTCTAAAAAAAGACTAGTTCTTGTTCCACACGCAACCCTAAGTATAGAGGCTAAAAACAAGTCTAAATAG
- the uvrC gene encoding excinuclease ABC subunit UvrC, producing the protein MLDKSSLLKIKNIPNTFGVYVFYNKKKKVIYVGKSNKLKNRVSSYFKGKTDKDLYIIKSAFFIDYFLVKNENDAFFLENNLIKKHQPKYNVLLKDDKSYPWLCITNERFPRVFIARRKTNPDFFYFGPYVSKKLLQSLYKFIISYYPVRSCSFNLSEKNIRVKKHKVCLDYHLKKCLGPCEGLQKEIDYNKNIESIKELLSGRYLKVIKGLEKKLFKYSDNLMFEKANDLKNQITSLKSLKHKSVVISSKNLNIDCFFVLEKGGYFYVNFIKVVEGSITFLKNSKIKKTINWSFDFLLKCFLSRAFVDYGSLSKEIISNIKLSSFHGRKVVYPLTGYKKDVLDLSYKNLIGFINKNNVKNYTDIISLKENLNLNNIPYHIECFDISHLSGKFSIGSCVVFKNGKPSKKDYRFFNIKSFEGINDYLAIEEVVYRRYANCENLPDLIVIDGGKGQLSSAIKSLNKLKLNKLQCISIAKKNEIIYTNNKTEIILNNNSNSLKLIKFIRDEAHRFCLKNHRNKRNKYFINSELNNIYGLGEISVTKLLKKFKTINKIKSLSKEQLILFIGEKKGNLVFNYFNN; encoded by the coding sequence ATGTTAGATAAGTCTTCTTTATTAAAAATTAAAAATATTCCTAACACTTTTGGTGTTTATGTTTTTTACAATAAAAAAAAGAAGGTTATTTATGTGGGTAAATCTAATAAACTTAAAAATAGGGTTTCTTCTTATTTTAAGGGAAAAACTGATAAAGATTTATATATTATAAAGTCGGCTTTTTTTATTGATTATTTTTTAGTTAAAAATGAAAATGATGCCTTTTTTTTAGAAAATAATTTAATAAAAAAACATCAACCTAAGTACAATGTTTTATTAAAAGACGATAAATCTTACCCCTGGCTATGTATTACAAATGAGCGTTTTCCCCGTGTTTTTATTGCTCGTAGAAAAACAAATCCTGATTTTTTTTATTTTGGTCCTTATGTTTCTAAAAAACTTCTTCAAAGTTTATATAAATTTATAATATCATACTATCCTGTAAGATCTTGTAGTTTTAATTTATCGGAAAAAAACATACGTGTAAAAAAACATAAGGTTTGTTTAGATTATCATTTAAAAAAGTGTTTAGGTCCTTGCGAAGGATTACAAAAAGAAATAGATTATAATAAAAATATAGAATCTATAAAAGAGCTTTTGTCTGGAAGATATTTGAAAGTAATAAAGGGTCTTGAAAAAAAACTATTTAAATACTCAGATAATTTAATGTTTGAAAAAGCTAATGATCTTAAAAATCAAATAACTTCATTAAAAAGCCTTAAACACAAAAGTGTTGTTATTAGTTCTAAAAATTTAAATATTGATTGCTTTTTTGTTTTAGAAAAAGGGGGGTATTTCTATGTTAATTTTATAAAAGTTGTAGAAGGGTCAATTACTTTTTTAAAAAATTCAAAAATTAAAAAAACCATTAACTGGAGTTTCGACTTTTTATTAAAGTGTTTTTTATCTCGTGCTTTTGTTGATTATGGTTCTCTTTCTAAAGAAATTATTTCCAATATTAAACTTTCTTCATTTCATGGGAGAAAAGTTGTTTATCCTTTAACTGGTTATAAAAAGGATGTCTTAGATTTAAGTTATAAAAATTTGATTGGTTTTATTAATAAAAACAATGTTAAAAATTATACTGATATTATCTCCCTAAAAGAAAATTTAAATTTAAATAATATTCCTTATCATATTGAATGTTTTGATATTTCTCATTTAAGCGGAAAATTTTCTATAGGGTCATGTGTTGTTTTTAAAAATGGTAAGCCTTCTAAAAAAGATTATAGGTTCTTTAATATAAAGTCTTTTGAAGGTATAAATGATTACCTAGCAATTGAAGAGGTTGTTTATAGAAGGTATGCTAATTGTGAAAATTTACCTGATTTAATAGTCATAGACGGAGGTAAAGGACAATTATCATCTGCTATTAAATCTTTGAATAAATTAAAATTAAATAAATTACAATGCATAAGTATTGCAAAAAAAAATGAAATTATATATACAAATAATAAAACTGAAATAATTTTAAATAACAATTCTAATTCTTTAAAATTAATAAAATTTATTAGAGATGAAGCGCATCGATTTTGTTTAAAAAATCATAGAAATAAAAGAAATAAATATTTTATTAATTCTGAATTAAATAATATATATGGTCTGGGAGAAATTAGTGTTACAAAACTTTTAAAAAAATTTAAAACTATAAATAAAATAAAATCCCTCAGTAAAGAACAATTAATATTATTTATAGGTGAAAAAAAAGGTAATTTGGTTTTTAATTATTTTAACAATTGA
- a CDS encoding RidA family protein, with product MKNHFNSNSAPKPVGHYPHSKKVGDFLFLSGVGPRKRNQKSIPGVNLNSDGEIVNYNIYEQCVAVFENVKLVLKDSGADWNDIVDVTVFLTNMKDDFKTFNNIYKEYFSGPFPTRTTVEVISLPTPIAIELKVIAYLKKQT from the coding sequence ATGAAAAATCATTTTAATTCTAATAGTGCGCCAAAACCTGTGGGGCACTATCCTCATTCAAAAAAAGTAGGTGATTTTCTTTTTTTGTCTGGTGTTGGTCCTAGAAAGCGCAATCAAAAATCCATTCCTGGTGTAAATCTTAATAGTGACGGGGAAATTGTTAATTATAATATCTATGAGCAGTGTGTTGCTGTTTTTGAAAATGTTAAACTAGTGCTTAAAGACTCTGGGGCTGATTGGAATGATATTGTTGATGTAACTGTTTTTTTAACAAACATGAAAGATGATTTTAAAACTTTTAACAATATTTACAAGGAGTATTTTAGTGGACCCTTTCCAACTAGAACAACTGTCGAAGTTATTTCTTTACCAACTCCGATTGCTATTGAATTAAAAGTGATTGCTTACCTAAAAAAACAAACCTAA
- a CDS encoding ABC transporter ATP-binding protein, translating to MSLLKIKNLNITVKNKPLLKGGFFSVEEGEIVGLFGASGSGKSVFSLFLMGFLNQNKSFVVSSELSKYNYLSTYFDLNSKHASSWQKFRSNEVSMIFQDPASSLNPTLKCGQQLKEACVKIVSNNNSFIKKNCVHLLNEVGVEFPEKIINSYPHELSGGQKQRVVIAIALASEPRLLIADEPTTSLDPVTQRGVLDLLLKIKKTRNIGVVLVSHNLDLIKYYCDRFYIYKNRTFFSSSSLDGVSYIKKKEVLLNILKLKKYPNFNASHLNSIIKSFKKNTGFSDFSLDLKDVNVVFKKNNIKFSAIKNINLSLVKGGALGVVGGSGSGKTTLGRVLCGIEKNYTGYYNHKDSFFLKNCIQMVYQDPYSTFNPKIKCGKSVLEIISHFKSNVTVQELFSLVGLDYKYINLYPHELSGGEKQRLSIARVIASFPKVIVFDESLSGLDLDVQLSVLDLIKFININLNISVVFISHDINSVSYLCKNIMVLKKGVIVDLFESSNLLSKKRNIYTKKIIQNSNF from the coding sequence ATGTCTTTACTAAAAATAAAAAACCTTAATATCACTGTGAAAAACAAACCCCTTTTAAAGGGTGGTTTTTTTAGTGTTGAAGAGGGGGAGATTGTTGGTCTTTTTGGGGCATCAGGCTCTGGAAAGTCTGTTTTTTCATTGTTTTTGATGGGTTTTTTAAATCAAAATAAATCTTTTGTTGTGTCCTCGGAGCTCTCGAAGTATAATTACCTTTCTACTTATTTTGATTTAAACTCCAAACATGCTTCCTCTTGGCAGAAATTTAGGTCCAATGAGGTTTCAATGATTTTTCAAGACCCAGCTTCTAGTCTTAATCCAACTCTTAAGTGTGGTCAACAATTAAAAGAAGCATGTGTTAAAATTGTTTCTAACAATAATTCTTTTATTAAAAAAAACTGTGTTCATTTGTTAAATGAGGTTGGTGTCGAGTTTCCTGAAAAAATTATTAATTCATACCCTCACGAACTTTCCGGGGGACAAAAACAACGAGTAGTAATAGCTATTGCTCTTGCTTCTGAACCACGACTATTGATTGCTGATGAACCTACTACTTCTTTAGATCCTGTTACACAAAGAGGGGTTTTAGATTTATTGTTGAAAATAAAAAAAACGCGGAATATTGGTGTTGTTTTAGTGAGTCATAATTTAGACTTAATAAAATACTACTGCGATAGATTTTATATTTATAAAAACCGTACTTTTTTTTCTTCTTCTTCATTAGATGGTGTAAGTTATATTAAAAAAAAGGAGGTTTTGTTGAATATTTTAAAACTAAAAAAATACCCTAATTTTAATGCTTCTCATCTAAACTCTATAATTAAAAGCTTTAAAAAAAATACAGGTTTTTCTGATTTCTCTCTAGATTTAAAAGATGTTAATGTTGTTTTTAAAAAAAACAATATTAAATTTTCGGCTATAAAAAATATTAACCTTTCCCTAGTTAAAGGTGGTGCTTTGGGTGTTGTTGGTGGTTCTGGTTCTGGAAAAACAACTCTTGGAAGGGTTCTCTGTGGGATAGAAAAAAACTATACCGGTTATTATAATCATAAAGACTCTTTTTTTTTAAAAAATTGTATTCAAATGGTTTATCAAGACCCATATTCAACATTTAATCCTAAAATAAAATGTGGTAAATCTGTACTAGAAATAATTTCTCATTTTAAATCAAATGTTACGGTTCAAGAGCTTTTTAGCTTGGTTGGTTTAGATTATAAATATATTAATCTTTATCCTCATGAGCTCTCTGGAGGGGAAAAGCAAAGATTGTCTATTGCTCGTGTTATTGCTTCTTTTCCTAAAGTAATTGTTTTTGATGAGTCTCTTTCTGGTTTAGATTTAGATGTACAATTGTCTGTTTTGGATTTAATTAAGTTTATAAATATTAATTTAAATATTTCTGTTGTTTTTATTTCTCATGATATAAATTCTGTTTCGTATTTATGCAAAAATATTATGGTTTTAAAAAAAGGGGTAATTGTTGATTTATTTGAATCAAGTAATTTATTATCTAAAAAAAGAAATATTTATACAAAAAAAATCATACAAAATTCAAACTTTTAA
- a CDS encoding aspartate-semialdehyde dehydrogenase has protein sequence MVIALIGATGLVGKEIIKKLEINKKFKNYDFLFVASKKNKNRHVIFKKKQHKIISIKEAIKNKPNYALFSAGSEVSRKFAKKFTNTGTTVIDNSSEFRMKKNHKLIVPEINGKKIKKEDKIIANPNCSTIQLVLPLFSLHEKIGIKRLIVSTYQSVSGSGQRGVDQLQQEIKEKKVKNPAYLKQIYNNAIPHCDVFLKNGYTKEEEKIIKETNKIFESKIKITATAVRVPTTGGHGESVNVELKKQTSIARIIKIISKQKGVQVSTNENYITPIEAKGSDDVFVSRIRKDTSCQNSFNMWIVADPLKKGAATNAMQILEKIISLNNQ, from the coding sequence ATGGTTATAGCATTGATTGGAGCAACAGGTTTAGTAGGCAAAGAAATAATTAAAAAACTAGAAATAAATAAAAAGTTTAAAAATTACGACTTTTTATTTGTTGCAAGTAAAAAAAACAAAAATAGACACGTAATTTTTAAAAAAAAGCAACACAAAATTATTTCAATAAAAGAAGCCATAAAAAATAAACCCAATTACGCTCTGTTTTCAGCTGGCTCTGAAGTTTCAAGAAAGTTTGCTAAAAAATTCACCAACACGGGCACAACCGTTATAGATAATTCATCTGAGTTCAGAATGAAAAAAAACCACAAACTTATAGTGCCCGAAATAAATGGGAAAAAAATAAAAAAAGAAGATAAAATTATTGCAAATCCAAATTGTTCAACAATACAACTAGTGCTTCCACTTTTTTCTTTACATGAAAAGATAGGCATTAAAAGACTTATAGTTTCAACATACCAGTCGGTGTCTGGCTCGGGCCAAAGGGGAGTTGACCAACTACAACAAGAAATAAAAGAAAAAAAAGTAAAAAACCCCGCATATTTAAAACAAATTTATAACAACGCCATACCACATTGCGATGTTTTTTTAAAAAACGGATATACCAAAGAAGAGGAAAAAATAATAAAAGAAACAAATAAAATTTTTGAATCAAAAATTAAAATAACAGCTACAGCAGTAAGAGTTCCAACCACAGGGGGACACGGGGAAAGCGTGAATGTTGAGTTAAAAAAACAAACAAGCATAGCAAGAATAATCAAGATCATAAGCAAACAAAAGGGTGTACAGGTAAGTACAAACGAAAACTACATAACACCAATAGAGGCAAAGGGTAGTGATGATGTTTTTGTTTCTAGAATTAGAAAAGACACATCTTGTCAAAATAGTTTTAACATGTGGATTGTTGCCGACCCATTAAAAAAGGGAGCAGCAACAAATGCCATGCAAATTTTAGAAAAAATAATTAGTCTAAATAACCAATAG